One segment of Anguilla anguilla isolate fAngAng1 chromosome 1, fAngAng1.pri, whole genome shotgun sequence DNA contains the following:
- the frmd6 gene encoding FERM domain-containing protein 6 has translation MNKLNFHNNKTMQDRRCVCVFLPNDDTLNIIVNVKTLCQELLAQVCDLLRLKDCHLFGLSVIQNNEHIYMELSQKLSKYCPKEWKREASKGIDQFGPPMIIHFRAQYYVENGRLISDRAARYYYYWHLRKQVLLSQCVQREEAYFLLAAFALQADLGNFKRNKHFGKYFEPEAYFPPWVIAKRGRDYILRHIPNMHKDQFALTASEAHLKYIKESAQLDDVTVHYYRLYKDKKEVDASLTLGLTLRGIQIFQNVGTVRQLLYDFPWTNVGKLVFVGKKFEILPDGLPSARKLIYYTGCPTRSRHLLQLLSNSHRLYMNLQPLLKQVRRLEENEEKKQYRESYISDALELDMDQLDKRSRASGSSMGSVSRHKRRLSRHSMASQGSSHTSGIEADSFRTAGQAPHRPLRTCSSSTTSHGSSHTSGVESGGKDRILDDDEIEMLVDDPKDYEELHELALELSQDLCIHITEDMLTSGQTNGYSGLIVKDVSSSTSSSSETVVKMHGQSIESLPQTAGSRKPQTSADRHSQSLDDVRLYHKGCLQWAELCQDTAQSYTFGCARELSDAGCQGLAEQCAAIRENPAFPIKRTSKYFSLDLTTDEVPEFVV, from the exons gtgaaGACTCTGTGCCAAGAACTGCTCGCCCAGGTGTGCGACCTCCTCCGACTGAAGGACTGTCACCTGTTCGGCCTGAGCGTCATTCAGA ATAATGAGCACATTTACATGGAGCTGAGCCAGAAGCTGTCCAAGTACTGCCCTAAGGAGTGGAAGAGGGAGGCCAGCAAA gGAATTGACCAGTTTGGTCCACCGATGATCATTCATTTCAGGGCTCAATATTACGTGGAGAACGGGAGGTTAATAAG TGACCGGGCAGCCAGGTACTATTACTACTGGCACCTGAGGAAGCAGGTGCTGCTGTCCCAGTGCGTCCAGCGGGAGGAGGCCTACTTCCTGTTGGCGGCCTTTGCCCTGCAGGCCGACCTGGGGAACTTCAAGCGGAATAAGCACTTTGGGAAATACTTCGAGCCGGAGGCCTACTTCCCACCCTGG GTGATTGCAAAGAGGGGGCGGGACTACATCCTGAGGCACATCCCCAACATGCACAAGGACCAGTTTGCCCTCACCGCCTCCGAGGCCCACCTCAAGTACATCAAGGAGTCTGCCCAGCTGGATGATGTCACTGTCCACTACTACAGACTCTAcaag GACAAAAAGGAAGTCGATGCCTCGCTGACCCTGGGACTGACCCTGCGTGGCATTCAGATATTTCAG aaTGTGGGAACAGTGAGACAACTCCTGTATGATTTTCCCTGGACCAACGTGGGCAAGCTGGTTTTTGTG ggGAAGAAGTTTGAGATCCTCCCGGATGGGCTGCCGTCGGCCCGGAAGCTGATCTACTACACGGGCTGCCCGACCCGGTCCAGacacctgctccagctgctAAGCAACAGCCACCGCCTCTACATGAACCTGCAGCCCCTGCTGAAGCAGGTCCGCAGGCTGGAGGAGAACGAAG agaaGAAGCAGTATCGGGAGTCGTACATCAGCGACGCCCTGGAGCTGGACATGGACCAGCTGGACAAGCGGTCCCGGGCCAGCGGGAGCAGCATGGGGAGCGTGTCGCGCCACAAGCGTCGCCTGTCCCGCCACTCCATGGCCAGCCAGGGCAGCTCGCACACCTCGGGCATCGAGGCGGACAGCTTCCGCACCGCGGGCCAGGCCCCCCACCGCCCGCTGCgcacctgcagcagctccaCCACCAGCCACGGCAGCTCGCACACCTCCGGCGTGGAGAGCGGCGGCAAGGACCGCATCCTGGACGACGACG AGATTGAGATGCTGGTCGATGACCCCAAGGATTACGAGGAGCTCCACGAGCTCGCGCTGGAGCTCAGTCAAGACCTGTGCATTCACATCACTGAGGACATGCTGACATCCGGGCAGACAAACGGCTACTCGG GGCTCATTGTGAAGGACGTCAGCTCTTCTACGTCCAGCTCCTCAGAGACTGTGGTGAAGATGCACGGCCAGAGCATCGAGTCCCTCCCTCAG ACGGCGGGAAGCAGGAAGCCGCAGACGTCCGCCGACCGGCACAGCCAGTCCCTGGACGACGTGCGGCTGTACCACAAGGGCTGCCTGCAGTGGGCGGAGCTGTGCCAGGACACGGCGCAGAGCTACACCTTCGGCTGCGCCCGCGAGCTGAGCGACGCCGGCTGCCAGGGCCTGGCGGAGCAGTGCGCTGCCATCCGCGAGAACCCCGCCTTCCCCATCAAGAGGACCAGCAAGTACTTCTCCCTGGACCTCACCACCGACGAGGTCCCCGAGTTCGTGGTGTGA